One Mesorhizobium loti genomic window carries:
- a CDS encoding D-ribose substrate-binding protein, with the protein MKKLLVLGALTAMLASGTALADTSGKKIAFSNNYAGNSWRQAMLDSYGIVTKKAVEDKVVGAADIFTTADKEVPTQAAQVQNLILQGYDAIVINAASPDALNGAIKQACDAGIVVVSFDGTVTEPCAYRVVVDFKDMGKQEVEQMAKFQPKGGNLLEIRGLAGTSIDDAIHAGILEGVAAHPEFKIVGSVTGDWDQTTAQKAVATILPSLPDVVGIVDQGGDGYGAAQAFAAAGKPRPTIIMGNRQDELKWWKEQKDKDGYKTWSASIAPGVSSLAFWVAQQVLDGRKDIPHDLLVPYLAFTQDDFEAALPKIKEGGVATHEYTQEDALAAIKANIK; encoded by the coding sequence ATGAAGAAACTGCTCGTTCTGGGTGCGCTGACGGCTATGTTGGCCTCGGGCACAGCGCTTGCCGACACCAGCGGCAAGAAGATCGCATTCTCCAACAATTATGCCGGCAATTCGTGGCGGCAGGCGATGCTCGACAGCTATGGCATCGTCACCAAGAAGGCGGTCGAAGACAAGGTCGTCGGCGCGGCCGACATCTTCACCACCGCCGACAAGGAAGTGCCGACGCAGGCGGCTCAGGTGCAGAACCTGATCCTGCAGGGCTATGACGCCATCGTCATCAACGCCGCCTCGCCGGATGCGCTCAACGGCGCCATCAAGCAGGCCTGCGATGCCGGCATCGTCGTCGTCTCCTTCGACGGCACCGTCACCGAGCCCTGCGCCTACCGCGTGGTCGTCGACTTCAAGGATATGGGCAAGCAGGAAGTCGAGCAGATGGCCAAATTCCAGCCGAAGGGCGGGAACCTTTTGGAAATCCGCGGCCTGGCCGGCACGTCGATCGACGATGCCATCCATGCCGGCATCCTCGAAGGCGTCGCCGCCCATCCCGAATTCAAGATCGTCGGCTCGGTGACCGGCGACTGGGACCAGACGACGGCGCAGAAAGCGGTCGCGACCATCCTGCCCTCATTGCCCGATGTCGTCGGCATCGTCGACCAGGGCGGTGACGGCTATGGCGCCGCACAGGCTTTCGCCGCCGCCGGCAAGCCGCGCCCGACCATCATCATGGGCAACCGGCAGGACGAGCTGAAGTGGTGGAAGGAACAGAAGGACAAGGACGGCTACAAGACCTGGTCGGCTTCGATCGCGCCCGGCGTGTCGTCGCTCGCCTTCTGGGTTGCACAACAGGTGCTCGATGGCCGCAAGGACATTCCGCACGACCTGCTGGTGCCGTATCTCGCCTTCACCCAGGACGACTTCGAGGCGGCCCTGCCGAAGATCAAGGAAGGCG